In the genome of Streptomyces sp. Q6, the window GCGCACCGGCCAGCCGGAAAGCGAGTGCGGTACAGCGTCTACCCGCGGAAACCGTGCGCACAGCCTGGCCGAGCGCCTTGCGTGAGCCGACCAGGACGACGAGCCGCTTCGCACGCGTGACCGCCGTGTAGAGGAGGTTCCGCTGAAGCATCATCCAGGCCCCGGTCGTGACCGGGATCACCACGCACGGATACTCGCTGCCCTGCGAACGATGGATGGTGACAGCGTAGGCATGGGCGAGCTCGTCGAGCTCGTCGAAGTCGTAGGACACCTCTTCGTCCTCGTCGGTGCGGACGGTGAGTTTCTGCTCGTCGGCGTCGAGGGAGGTGACGACCCCGACCGTGCCGTTGAACACGCCGTTCGCCCCCTTGTCGTAGTTGTTCCTGATCTGCGTGACCTTGTCGCCGACGCGGAAGACGCGGCCGCCGAACCGCTTCTCGGGCAGCTCGGGGCGGCCCGGTGTGATCGCCTGCTGGAGGAGGCCGTTGAGCGCGCCCGCGCCGGCCGGGCCGCGGTGCATCGGGGTGAGCACCTGGATGTCGCGCCGCGGATCGAGGCCGAACTTGGCCGGAATGCGCCGGGCGGCGACGTCGACGGTCAGCCGCCCCGCCTCCTCCGTGTCCTCCTCCACGAAGAGGAAGAAGTCCTTCAGGCCCTGGGTGAGGGGCGGCGTACCGGAGTTGATCCGGTGGGCGTTCGTGACCACGCCGGACTCCTGGGCCTGGCGGAAGATGCGGGTCAGCCGGACGGCCGGCACCGGGCTGTCCGGCGCCAGCATGTCGCGCAGGACCTCCCCCGCGCCGACGCTCGGCAGCTGGTCCACATCGCCGACGAAGAGCAGGTGTGCACCCGGTGCCACGGCCTTCACCAGCTTGTTGGCGAGCAGCAGATCCAGCATCGACGCCTCGTCCACGACGACGAGATCCGCGTCGAGCGGCCGGTCCTTGTCGTACGCGGCGTCGCCCCCCGGTTTCAGTTCGAGCAGGCGGTGGACGGTCGAGGCCTCCGCTCCCGTCAGCTCGGCGAGGCGCTTGGCGGCCCGGCCGGTCGGCGCGGCGAGGACGACCTTCGCCTTCTTCGCGCGCGCCAGCTCCACGATCGAGCGCACCGTGAACGACTTGCCGCAGCCGGGCCCGCCGGTGAGCACCGCGACCTTCTCGCTCAGCGCGAGCCTCACGGCCTGCTCCTGCTCGGGCGCGAGCGTCGCTCCCGTGCGGTCCGCGAGCCAGGCGAGGGCCTTGTCCCAGGCCACGTCCCGGAACGCGGGCATCCGGTCGTCGTCGGTGCGCAGGAGTCTCAACAGCTGCGCGGAGAGCGACAGTTCGGCTCGGTGGAAGGGGACCAGGTACACGGCCGTGACCGGCTGCCCGTCGGCTCCGGGCACCTGTTCCCGTACGACGCCGACGTCCCCGGTGTGCTCGTCGGGCAGGGTCAGTTCGGCGAGGCACTCGATGACGAGGCCCGTGTCGACCTGGAGCAGCTTCACCGCGTCGGCGATGAGGCGCTCCTCGGGCAGGAAGCAGTGGCCCTGGTCGGTGGACTGCGACAGGGCGTACTGGAGACCGGCCTTCACGCGCTCGGGGCTGTCGTGCGGGATGCCGACGGACTGGGCGATGCGGTCGGCGGTGAGGAAGCCAATGCCCCAGACGTCCGAGGCGAGCCGGTACGGCTGGTTCTTGACGACGGAGATCGACGCGTCGCCGTACTTCTTGTAGATGCGCACGGCGATGGAGGTGGAGACGCCGACGGTCTGGAGGAACACCATCACCTCTTTGATGGCCTTCTGCTCCTCCCACGCGTCGGCGATCTTCTTGGTGCGCTTGGGTCCGAGCCCCGGCACCTCGATGAGGCGCTTCGGGTCCTGCTCGATGATGTCGAGGGTGTCGACCCCGAAGTGCTGTGTGATGCGGTCGGCGAAGACCGGCCCGATCCCCTTGACCAGTCCGGAGCCGAGGTAGCGGCGGATTCCCTGGATGGTCGCGGGCAGGATCGTCGTGTAGTTCTCGACGGTGAACTGTTTGCCGTACTGCGGATGCGAGCCCCACCAGCCCTCCATCCGCAGCGACTCCCCCGCCTGCGCGCCGAGCAGCGACCCGACGACGGTCAGCAGATCGCCGGCGCCTCTGCCGGTGTCCACCCGCGCGACCGTGTACCCGGTCTCCTCATTGGCGTACGTGATCCGCTCGAGGACCCCCTCGAGCCGCGCCATCGGCCGCGCCCCGGCAGCCGCCTGCTGCTTCGACATGATCCGACGGTAGCGGCGACGTCTGACAACGGGGGCGGAACCCGGAACCGTGAGCGCCGGACGACGCGTCCTGGGGCCGACCGATGAGTTTCTCCCCGCCGCCCGGTCATACAGGCGACCGTGACAGGAACCGGCCGTCACAGGCCCCGGCAGACAGGACCGCACTCATGACCACCGTCAAGGGCCCCGCCTCCTACTTCCCGTCCATCGAGAAGAAGTACGGGCAGCCCGTCTCCCACTGGCAGGACGCCATCCGTTCCTCGCCGCTCACCCGGCACATGGAGCTGGTGAACTGGCTGAAGAGCGCGTACGGGATCGGGCACGGGCACGCCAACGCGCTGGTGGCGCACACGCTCGCCGAGGACCGCGCCGGGCAGTGAGCGTGCCGGTCCACCCTGACGCTCAGGGAACTCACAGGGAGGGGTGCCGCGTTGGGACCACAGCACGCCGCGACCGTGCACGCCACGAACCGAGGGAGTTCCGTGACCGAATCCGCCGCAGCATCCACCACCGCACCGACCACCGCACCCACGACCGCTCCCGCTGCCGCGTCCGCGGCCGCCCTGCCCCCGCTGCCGTCACCCGCCGCCCAGGCCGAGCGTCTGATCGAGCTCGGCGTGCACGACATCGCCGGACTGTCCGCCGCCGACGTGCGGGCCTTCGGTAAGGAGGCGGAGGAGCGGGGCGGTGACGTCCTGCTCGTCGTCCATCCCGACCGCGCCCCCGCCTCGGCCCTCGCCCCGCTGCTGCGTCGCGGCGACAAGCCGGGATTCGTCGTCGTCGACATGACCGACGTGGACCGGTTCACCCCGATCGAGTCGGTCGACGTGCCCGACGCCCCGCTCTATCTCGTGGCCCGGCCCGACCGCGGTGACGACATGGCGGACTGGAGTCCGGGCGAGGCGCTTCCCGCGCTCACCGAGCGGGACCGGACCCCGCTGCTCCTCACGGAGGGGATCCACTGGGTGCTCCAGCAGCCCGGGGTGCTGGACCGGAACCACTGCTTCATGACGATCGGCTCCCGGCTGCCCAAGGCCGACGGCACCCTCGACGCCCGTACCCCGGCGATCTGGATCAGCAACGGCACGGGACGCGACGGCCGCGAGCGCCGCGACGCCCCCAAGGTCGGCTGGTGCTGGGCGGGCAACCGGCACACCTGGCTGGGCTTCGCCTCGACCACCCACCGCGCCGCCGGCGGCAAGAACGCCGACAGGACCGGCAGCGACGACGACCAGGCGTGACCCCCTGACTCAGATCCCGCCCATCGGCTCCACGTCCACCTTCACCGGCGTCCCCCACACCCGCACGACCTCGTAGTCCGTGAACTCGTGGACCAGGCGGTACGCCATCGCCGCGTCGGGGCGGCGGCGCTGGGCCGCCAGATAGAGGTCCGCCTCGCGGCGGTCGTGGCGCGGGGTGCCGCAGAGCTGCCACACCTGGCCGGTCCACATCTCGGGGATCCAGCGCTGCTGCGGCTGCGGGCGGTCCTCGCGCGTGCCGTAGCGCGACATCACCGCGCCCTGCTGCTCGCCGCGCGGGCGGGCGGGCCCGCCGCCGTACTCCGAGCGGCGGGCCTGCCTGCGGCGCGTCTCGCACAGCAGGCACAGGTCGGGCGCCGTCTCGTCGACCGCGCCCTGGGGGTGCTCGGGGCAGCGGGTCGTGGGCGCGGCGCCGGCGACCGTGCCGTCGAGCAGCTCCAGGGCGCGCTTCACGTCGCCCCGCACCTCGTGGAGCTTGGTGTCCGACGTGTCGCCGGTGAGGCCGTCACCGTGCTCGCCGAGCAGGCGCAGGGCGCGGCCGAGTGCGGTGAGCTGCGCGTGGTTCACGGTTCCTGGCTCCGTTCGTCGCTGGGTCCGCGTACCTCGTGACCCGTGCCTTCCACCATGGCACGCCGCACCGACAACGCCCCCTCCTTCACCCCTCCCTCATCACGATCCGGTCACGACAACCGGAACCCCTCTTGCCAGACTCCCGTGTAATCGATTCCAATCCCTCATGTAATCGATTCCACGCACATGTGCGACCTACTCGTCGCACATGAGCTC includes:
- a CDS encoding SF1B family DNA helicase RecD2, translating into MSKQQAAAGARPMARLEGVLERITYANEETGYTVARVDTGRGAGDLLTVVGSLLGAQAGESLRMEGWWGSHPQYGKQFTVENYTTILPATIQGIRRYLGSGLVKGIGPVFADRITQHFGVDTLDIIEQDPKRLIEVPGLGPKRTKKIADAWEEQKAIKEVMVFLQTVGVSTSIAVRIYKKYGDASISVVKNQPYRLASDVWGIGFLTADRIAQSVGIPHDSPERVKAGLQYALSQSTDQGHCFLPEERLIADAVKLLQVDTGLVIECLAELTLPDEHTGDVGVVREQVPGADGQPVTAVYLVPFHRAELSLSAQLLRLLRTDDDRMPAFRDVAWDKALAWLADRTGATLAPEQEQAVRLALSEKVAVLTGGPGCGKSFTVRSIVELARAKKAKVVLAAPTGRAAKRLAELTGAEASTVHRLLELKPGGDAAYDKDRPLDADLVVVDEASMLDLLLANKLVKAVAPGAHLLFVGDVDQLPSVGAGEVLRDMLAPDSPVPAVRLTRIFRQAQESGVVTNAHRINSGTPPLTQGLKDFFLFVEEDTEEAGRLTVDVAARRIPAKFGLDPRRDIQVLTPMHRGPAGAGALNGLLQQAITPGRPELPEKRFGGRVFRVGDKVTQIRNNYDKGANGVFNGTVGVVTSLDADEQKLTVRTDEDEEVSYDFDELDELAHAYAVTIHRSQGSEYPCVVIPVTTGAWMMLQRNLLYTAVTRAKRLVVLVGSRKALGQAVRTVSAGRRCTALAFRLAGAHLQKI
- a CDS encoding DUF4287 domain-containing protein, which encodes MTTVKGPASYFPSIEKKYGQPVSHWQDAIRSSPLTRHMELVNWLKSAYGIGHGHANALVAHTLAEDRAGQ
- a CDS encoding DUF5701 family protein; this encodes MPPLPSPAAQAERLIELGVHDIAGLSAADVRAFGKEAEERGGDVLLVVHPDRAPASALAPLLRRGDKPGFVVVDMTDVDRFTPIESVDVPDAPLYLVARPDRGDDMADWSPGEALPALTERDRTPLLLTEGIHWVLQQPGVLDRNHCFMTIGSRLPKADGTLDARTPAIWISNGTGRDGRERRDAPKVGWCWAGNRHTWLGFASTTHRAAGGKNADRTGSDDDQA